The Cryptosporangium aurantiacum genome has a window encoding:
- a CDS encoding HelD family protein has product MSLADHVTPHDAPSDRDREQDRLTLLYARLDALRATTRERLAEVAASPGGSPQARTERDTAFTEYTARLARLEAAENGLCFGRLDLRSGDRHYIGRVGLPAEEADADPLLMDWRAPAARAFYVATSAAPEGVHRRRHIVTKGRRVVSLDDEVLDGAPDAGREHLAGNAALLAAVNTGRTGRMHDIVATLQAEQDTIIRSDQNGVLVVQGGPGTGKTAVALHRAAYLLYHSARIASRGVLVVGPNATFLRYIGQVLPGLGETSVLLSTVGELFPGVVADRSEPPAAAALKGQPVLADVIAAAVRDRQAPPGAAFDVRIGDDVVTLEPGFWTAAADRARATGRPHNKARPIFVRLVVDEVARQLAAQAQGLADRLEAETAQLLGDVDLDAAARGDLARLGFEESPESDVDPYTETALDLRAIAATDPGVAAACEALWPQLTAQRLLAQLFGDPARLASAADGLLTADEQALLCRPAGIGAPTGWTVADVPLLDEAAQLLGEDDHAAKARAAQARDAEIAYAQGVLDVAAGSRTEDKEILTAGDLIDARRLAERSRVADHRTVAERAAVDRTWTFGHVIVDEAQELSPMAWRLLMRRCPTRSMTLVGDVAQTSSPGGLNAWGEALEPFVGDRWRLTRLSVNYRTPAEIMAITGPLLATLDADAEPPSSVRDSGVPPWHASAALTDVAAHVRAELAELGERRLAVITPDAVAAEVAAALPEASAGPDPDLTARVVVLGVGQAKGLEFDVVLVVDPAGMIDASPRGGSDLYVALTRATQRLGVLHPGPLPDVLARGFRS; this is encoded by the coding sequence TTGTCTCTCGCAGACCACGTGACCCCGCACGACGCCCCGAGCGACCGCGACCGCGAACAAGACCGGCTGACGCTGCTCTACGCCCGGTTGGACGCCCTCCGCGCCACGACCCGCGAACGGCTGGCCGAAGTGGCCGCCAGCCCCGGAGGCTCCCCGCAGGCCCGCACCGAACGCGACACCGCGTTCACCGAGTACACCGCACGGCTCGCACGGCTGGAAGCCGCCGAGAACGGCCTCTGTTTCGGCCGCCTGGACCTGCGTTCCGGCGACCGGCACTACATCGGCCGGGTGGGCCTGCCGGCCGAGGAGGCGGACGCCGACCCGCTGCTGATGGACTGGCGCGCCCCGGCCGCCCGCGCGTTCTACGTCGCCACCAGCGCCGCGCCGGAAGGCGTCCACCGCCGCAGGCACATCGTCACCAAGGGCAGGCGGGTGGTCTCGCTCGACGACGAGGTGCTCGACGGCGCACCCGACGCCGGACGCGAGCATCTCGCGGGCAACGCCGCGTTGCTGGCCGCGGTGAACACCGGCCGCACCGGCCGCATGCACGACATCGTCGCGACGCTCCAGGCCGAGCAGGACACGATCATCCGCAGCGACCAGAACGGTGTGCTGGTCGTCCAGGGCGGGCCGGGCACCGGCAAGACCGCGGTCGCGCTGCACCGCGCGGCGTACCTGCTGTACCACTCGGCGCGGATCGCGAGCCGCGGTGTGCTGGTCGTCGGCCCGAACGCGACGTTCCTCCGGTACATCGGTCAGGTGCTGCCCGGCCTCGGCGAGACCAGCGTGCTGCTCTCGACGGTCGGCGAGCTGTTCCCCGGCGTCGTCGCGGACCGGTCCGAGCCGCCGGCCGCCGCCGCGCTCAAGGGACAGCCGGTGCTGGCCGACGTGATCGCGGCCGCGGTCCGTGACCGGCAGGCCCCGCCCGGTGCGGCGTTCGACGTCCGGATCGGCGACGACGTCGTCACGCTCGAGCCGGGCTTCTGGACGGCGGCCGCCGACCGGGCCCGCGCCACCGGGCGGCCACACAACAAGGCCCGCCCGATTTTCGTCCGGCTGGTCGTTGACGAGGTCGCGCGGCAGCTGGCCGCGCAGGCCCAGGGGCTCGCCGACCGGCTCGAGGCGGAGACCGCCCAGCTGCTCGGCGACGTGGACCTGGACGCGGCGGCCCGCGGCGACCTCGCGCGGCTCGGGTTCGAGGAGTCACCGGAGAGCGACGTCGACCCGTACACCGAGACCGCGCTGGACCTGCGCGCGATCGCCGCGACCGACCCGGGCGTGGCCGCGGCGTGCGAGGCGCTGTGGCCGCAGCTGACCGCGCAGCGGCTGCTCGCCCAGTTGTTCGGAGACCCGGCCCGGCTGGCGTCGGCCGCCGACGGGCTGCTGACCGCCGACGAGCAGGCGCTGCTGTGCCGCCCGGCCGGGATCGGGGCGCCCACCGGCTGGACGGTGGCCGACGTGCCGCTGCTGGACGAGGCCGCCCAGCTGCTCGGCGAGGACGACCACGCGGCGAAGGCCCGCGCGGCGCAGGCGCGGGACGCGGAGATCGCGTACGCGCAGGGTGTGCTGGACGTGGCCGCCGGCTCGCGGACCGAGGACAAGGAGATTCTCACCGCCGGTGACCTGATCGACGCGCGGCGGCTCGCCGAGCGGAGCCGGGTCGCCGACCATCGCACGGTGGCCGAGCGCGCCGCCGTGGACCGGACCTGGACGTTCGGCCACGTGATCGTCGACGAGGCCCAGGAGCTCTCGCCGATGGCCTGGCGGCTGCTGATGCGCCGCTGCCCGACGCGCTCGATGACGCTGGTCGGCGACGTCGCGCAGACGTCCAGCCCGGGCGGGTTGAACGCCTGGGGCGAGGCGCTCGAGCCGTTCGTCGGTGATCGGTGGCGGCTGACCAGGCTGTCGGTGAACTACCGGACGCCGGCCGAGATCATGGCGATCACCGGGCCACTGCTGGCGACGCTGGACGCGGACGCCGAGCCGCCGTCGTCGGTGCGGGACTCCGGGGTGCCGCCGTGGCACGCGTCGGCGGCACTGACCGACGTCGCGGCACACGTCCGGGCCGAGCTGGCGGAGCTGGGCGAGCGGCGGCTGGCGGTGATCACGCCGGACGCCGTCGCGGCCGAGGTCGCGGCGGCGCTGCCGGAGGCGTCGGCCGGCCCGGATCCGGACCTGACGGCCCGGGTCGTGGTGCTCGGCGTCGGTCAGGCCAAGGGTCTGGAGTTCGACGTCGTCCTGGTGGTCGATCCGGCCGGGATGATCGACGCGTCGCCGCGCGGCGGCAGCGACCTGTACGTGGCGCTGACCAGGGCGACCCAGCGCCTCGGCGTGCTGCACCCGGGGCCGCTGCCGGACGTGCTGGCCCGCGGGTTCAGGTCGTGA